Proteins from a genomic interval of Streptomyces fodineus:
- a CDS encoding TetR/AcrR family transcriptional regulator encodes MSTTGQKTTNPKRQESTVEGDLPPRERLVRAASRLFYYEGVRAIGVERLIAEAGVTKATFYRHFASKDDLVVAYLLTKDAYYKQVAEPLAAAYPPAEAIDLIFEAIAEHARERGFRGSPFLNAAAEYPDADHPVRGLVVTHRDWIRNLFQDLLTRLGHADPVSAAGALLMLYDGAMAAGYLDDSTAAHKTLLDAVRLIRSGG; translated from the coding sequence GTGAGTACTACTGGGCAGAAGACAACCAACCCCAAGCGTCAGGAGAGCACGGTCGAAGGAGACCTGCCTCCTCGCGAACGCCTGGTCCGGGCCGCGTCGCGGCTGTTCTATTACGAAGGTGTACGCGCGATCGGCGTGGAGCGGTTGATCGCCGAGGCCGGGGTGACCAAGGCGACCTTCTACCGGCACTTCGCCTCCAAGGACGACCTGGTCGTGGCCTACCTGCTGACCAAGGACGCCTACTACAAGCAGGTGGCCGAACCGCTGGCCGCCGCATACCCGCCCGCCGAAGCGATCGACCTGATCTTCGAGGCGATCGCCGAGCACGCCCGCGAGCGTGGCTTCCGCGGATCGCCGTTCCTGAACGCGGCCGCCGAGTATCCGGACGCCGACCACCCGGTCCGCGGCCTGGTGGTGACCCACCGGGACTGGATCCGCAACCTCTTCCAGGACCTGCTCACCCGGCTCGGCCACGCCGACCCGGTGTCGGCCGCCGGTGCACTGCTGATGCTGTACGACGGCGCGATGGCAGCCGGCTACCTGGACGACTCGACTGCCGCCCACAAGACCCTGCTGGACGCGGTCCGGCTCATCCGATCGGGCGGCTGA
- a CDS encoding SDR family NAD(P)-dependent oxidoreductase yields the protein MTRRLEGTVALVTGASSGIGHATALELAREGASVALVGRREDRLTNLAAEISQAGGKALVVPADITTAEAAAEAVERTLEGLGRLDTLVNNAGLMLLGPTPGADLNEWQRMVDINLMGLMYTSHAAVPHLVKAAADGPRRVADIVNISSLNGRNAYAMMAVYTATKFGVTGFSEALRQELAKQHVRVSVVEPGSVDTELRSHNSDAVQQLLNAGLGDIERLQSQDIADTVGYIVTRPRHVAVAELLVRPTEQA from the coding sequence ATGACTCGTCGTCTTGAAGGAACCGTCGCCCTGGTCACCGGCGCGTCCAGCGGCATCGGCCACGCCACCGCCCTTGAGCTTGCCCGCGAAGGCGCGTCCGTGGCCCTGGTCGGCCGACGCGAGGACCGGCTCACCAACCTCGCTGCGGAAATCTCCCAGGCCGGCGGCAAGGCCCTGGTCGTGCCCGCCGACATCACCACCGCCGAGGCCGCCGCGGAAGCGGTTGAGCGGACCCTCGAGGGCCTGGGCCGCCTGGACACGCTGGTCAACAACGCCGGCCTCATGCTGCTCGGCCCCACCCCCGGCGCGGACCTGAACGAATGGCAGCGCATGGTCGACATCAACCTGATGGGTCTGATGTACACGAGCCACGCGGCCGTCCCGCACCTGGTCAAGGCCGCCGCCGACGGGCCGCGCCGGGTCGCCGACATCGTCAACATCAGCTCGCTGAACGGCCGCAACGCCTACGCCATGATGGCCGTGTACACCGCCACCAAGTTCGGCGTCACCGGCTTCAGCGAGGCGCTGCGCCAGGAACTGGCAAAGCAGCATGTCCGTGTGTCCGTCGTCGAGCCGGGCAGCGTCGACACCGAACTGCGCAGCCACAACTCCGACGCCGTCCAGCAGCTCCTCAACGCCGGACTCGGCGACATCGAACGGCTGCAGAGCCAGGACATCGCCGACACCGTCGGCTACATCGTCACCCGCCCCCGGCACGTGGCCGTCGCCGAACTGCTCGTACGCCCCACCGAGCAGGCCTGA
- a CDS encoding type 1 glutamine amidotransferase domain-containing protein, which produces MSKILFVMTGADHWTLADGTKHPTGFWAEEAVVPYQAFTAAGHEIVVATPGGDVPPLDQGSLAPQFNGGEGGAQKMADDLASINEIQHPIRLEDVDLAEYAAVYYPGGHGPMEDLAVNAVSGKLLIDTLVSGKPLGVVCHAPAALLAATLTDGSNAFAGYRLTGFSNAEETQGGLAAGAKWLLQDRLVEIGADYREGEPWAPNVVVDRNLVTGQNPASAGPVAAEMLNKLP; this is translated from the coding sequence ATGTCGAAGATCCTTTTCGTGATGACCGGCGCCGACCACTGGACGCTGGCCGACGGAACCAAGCATCCGACCGGTTTCTGGGCCGAGGAGGCCGTCGTCCCGTACCAGGCGTTCACGGCGGCCGGCCACGAGATCGTCGTCGCCACGCCCGGTGGCGACGTGCCGCCCCTGGACCAGGGCAGCCTGGCGCCGCAGTTCAACGGCGGCGAGGGGGGCGCGCAGAAGATGGCCGACGACCTCGCCTCGATCAACGAGATCCAGCACCCCATCAGGCTGGAGGACGTCGACCTCGCCGAATACGCCGCCGTCTATTACCCCGGCGGCCACGGCCCGATGGAGGACCTGGCCGTCAATGCCGTCTCCGGCAAACTGCTCATCGACACCCTCGTTTCGGGCAAGCCGCTCGGCGTGGTCTGCCACGCCCCGGCCGCGCTGCTGGCCGCCACCCTGACCGACGGCAGCAACGCCTTCGCCGGCTACCGGCTCACCGGCTTCAGCAACGCCGAGGAGACCCAGGGTGGCCTCGCGGCCGGCGCCAAGTGGCTGCTCCAGGACCGCCTGGTCGAGATCGGCGCGGACTACCGGGAGGGCGAGCCGTGGGCCCCGAACGTGGTCGTCGACCGCAACCTGGTCACCGGTCAGAACCCCGCCTCCGCCGGGCCCGTCGCAGCCGAAATGCTCAACAAGCTGCCCTGA
- a CDS encoding MarR family winged helix-turn-helix transcriptional regulator, producing MPSIPSKAQLMELLAHSVSTHYADFTAAAADMGLTSSQAKTLAVLRRAPASMRSLAQTLACDASNMTGIIDRLERRDLVRREVSTTDRRVKNVALTEVGEKAIDTIRERMEQTQTGLDQLSDEERAELFRLLTVVFPR from the coding sequence ATGCCGTCCATCCCGTCCAAGGCCCAGCTCATGGAGCTGCTCGCCCACTCGGTCAGCACGCACTACGCCGACTTCACGGCCGCCGCCGCCGACATGGGCCTCACCTCCAGCCAGGCGAAGACCCTCGCGGTGCTGCGCCGCGCGCCCGCCTCGATGCGCTCGCTCGCGCAGACCCTGGCCTGCGACGCGTCGAACATGACGGGGATCATCGACCGGCTCGAAAGGCGAGACCTGGTCCGGCGCGAGGTCAGCACCACCGACCGCCGCGTGAAGAACGTCGCCCTCACCGAGGTGGGCGAGAAGGCAATCGACACGATCCGAGAACGGATGGAGCAGACGCAGACCGGCCTGGACCAACTGTCCGACGAAGAGCGCGCCGAACTCTTCCGCCTGCTGACGGTCGTCTTCCCGCGTTGA
- a CDS encoding MFS transporter has translation MKSSLPTAPERRTGSLSLVLVLGLAAMVVSMMQTLVIPILGIIQNDLGATTAQVSWVTTATLLSAAVFTPLLGRLGDQRGTKPTLLGVLVVMVAGSVLAATTSSMLLLIAARVMQGAATAIFPLALSVLRQEVKPARLPGAMALVSGTLGVGSGLALVSAGLLTQGAHPDYHQVFWLAAALATVALIAVALTVPAPRTRTGGRTDWLGAAGLALLLVLLLLPISQGHTWGWTSPRTLALFAGAAVTTVLWVVVERTVRDPLVDMKMFVHRPVLFTNIAGLLVGFAMFAQFIGVSYLVQTPAEIAGYGFGASVLRASVLYLLPSALVSLVAAQFGGMLVRRIGARLTLAAGAAFGVVGFAWLTLAHDTTASVILAGMVVGVAISFGYAAMPALIVAGVPHHQTGIANGINSISRSTGSAIGSAVVTSLLASKTLDNLPPGVPALPAESQYTLSFALAGMAFVLVIGVAMVGLAIRRRSPSPATDTAALSDDSEATSAPSGDGEPTTARTAATV, from the coding sequence GTGAAGTCCTCCCTCCCCACCGCGCCGGAGCGCCGCACCGGCAGTCTCAGCCTCGTCCTGGTGCTGGGCCTCGCCGCCATGGTCGTGTCGATGATGCAGACCCTGGTCATCCCGATCCTCGGCATCATCCAGAACGATCTCGGCGCCACCACGGCCCAGGTCAGCTGGGTCACCACGGCCACGCTGCTGTCGGCCGCGGTCTTCACGCCGCTGCTGGGCCGCCTCGGCGACCAGCGCGGCACGAAGCCGACCCTGCTCGGCGTGCTGGTGGTCATGGTCGCCGGATCCGTGCTCGCCGCGACCACGAGTTCCATGCTGCTGCTCATCGCGGCCCGCGTGATGCAGGGCGCCGCCACCGCGATCTTCCCGCTCGCGCTGTCCGTGCTGCGCCAAGAGGTCAAGCCCGCGCGACTGCCCGGCGCCATGGCCCTGGTCAGCGGCACGCTCGGGGTAGGCAGCGGCCTCGCCCTGGTCAGCGCCGGACTCCTGACCCAGGGTGCGCACCCCGACTACCACCAGGTCTTCTGGCTGGCCGCCGCACTCGCCACCGTCGCCCTCATCGCGGTCGCCCTCACCGTGCCCGCGCCACGCACCCGGACGGGCGGGCGCACCGACTGGCTCGGCGCCGCCGGCCTCGCCCTGCTGCTCGTCCTGCTCCTGCTGCCCATCTCGCAGGGCCACACCTGGGGCTGGACCTCACCCCGCACGCTCGCCCTCTTCGCCGGCGCCGCCGTCACCACGGTCCTCTGGGTCGTCGTCGAGCGCACGGTCCGCGACCCCCTGGTCGACATGAAGATGTTCGTCCACCGCCCGGTCCTGTTCACCAACATCGCCGGACTGCTCGTCGGATTCGCCATGTTTGCGCAGTTCATCGGCGTCTCCTACCTCGTCCAGACACCCGCTGAGATCGCCGGCTACGGCTTCGGCGCCTCCGTCCTGCGCGCCTCCGTCCTCTATCTGCTGCCCTCCGCCCTCGTCTCGCTCGTGGCCGCCCAGTTCGGAGGGATGCTGGTACGCCGCATCGGCGCGCGCCTCACCCTCGCCGCCGGTGCCGCCTTCGGCGTCGTCGGTTTCGCGTGGCTGACCCTCGCCCACGACACCACCGCGTCGGTGATCCTGGCCGGCATGGTCGTCGGCGTTGCCATCAGCTTCGGCTACGCCGCGATGCCCGCCCTGATCGTGGCCGGCGTTCCCCACCACCAGACCGGCATCGCCAACGGCATCAACTCCATCTCCCGCTCCACCGGCAGCGCGATCGGCAGCGCGGTCGTCACCTCGCTGCTCGCCTCCAAAACGCTCGACAACCTGCCCCCCGGGGTCCCCGCGCTGCCCGCCGAGAGCCAGTACACCCTGAGCTTCGCCCTCGCCGGCATGGCGTTCGTCCTCGTCATTGGTGTGGCGATGGTCGGCCTGGCGATCCGCCGCAGGTCCCCCTCGCCCGCCACCGACACGGCCGCCCTGTCAGACGACAGCGAAGCCACATCCGCCCCGTCGGGCGACGGTGAACCCACGACCGCACGCACGGCCGCCACGGTCTGA
- a CDS encoding aldehyde dehydrogenase family protein: protein MVDRLRAAFRTGRTKPLAWRRKQLTRLRDLLTDNRAAIADALYADLRKNRTEADAMEIETTIVEIDDYLEHLEEWAAPQSAPVTVPGFPGSTARTQFDPLGVALVISAWNYPVNLLLVPVAGALAAGNAVVIKPADYAARTSSLLAELLPVYLDTDATAVVEGGAPETTVLLEHHFDHIFYTGNGTVGRIVMTAAAKNLTPVVLELGGKSPVFVERDADIATVAQRLARTKFANAGQTCVAPDYVLTDPDTATELQAALAVAIKGLFGEDPQTSDTYGRIINERHFDRLSALLASGRTVTGGQTDRTDKYIAPTVLADVRPDEPVMQEEIFGPILPILTVADLDEAIAFINERDKPLALYAFTENDTTKYRLTAETSSGGLNFGLPMHHLAVPTLPFGGVGESGMGNYHGRYSIETFSHRKAVLDVPLN from the coding sequence CTGGTGGACCGGCTGCGCGCTGCCTTCCGCACCGGCCGCACCAAGCCCCTGGCCTGGCGCCGGAAACAGCTGACCCGCCTGCGCGACCTGCTCACCGACAACCGCGCGGCGATAGCCGACGCCCTCTACGCCGACCTGCGCAAAAACCGCACCGAGGCCGACGCCATGGAGATCGAAACCACGATCGTCGAGATCGACGACTACCTGGAGCACCTGGAGGAGTGGGCCGCCCCGCAGTCCGCCCCCGTGACGGTGCCCGGATTCCCCGGCAGCACCGCCCGCACCCAGTTCGACCCACTAGGCGTCGCCCTGGTCATCTCGGCGTGGAACTACCCGGTCAACCTGCTGCTGGTGCCCGTCGCGGGCGCGCTCGCCGCCGGGAACGCGGTCGTCATCAAGCCCGCCGACTACGCCGCCCGCACCTCATCACTGCTGGCCGAGCTGCTGCCCGTCTATCTCGACACCGACGCCACCGCGGTCGTCGAGGGCGGCGCACCGGAGACTACCGTGCTGCTGGAGCATCACTTCGACCACATCTTCTACACCGGCAACGGCACGGTCGGCCGCATCGTGATGACCGCCGCCGCCAAGAACCTCACCCCCGTCGTCCTCGAACTCGGCGGCAAGTCACCGGTGTTCGTGGAGCGGGACGCCGACATCGCCACCGTCGCACAGCGCCTGGCGCGGACGAAGTTCGCCAACGCCGGACAGACCTGCGTCGCCCCCGACTACGTCCTGACCGACCCGGACACCGCGACCGAACTGCAGGCCGCCCTGGCCGTCGCGATCAAGGGGCTGTTCGGTGAGGACCCGCAGACCTCCGACACCTACGGACGGATCATCAACGAGCGGCACTTCGACCGACTGTCCGCACTGCTGGCCTCCGGCCGTACGGTCACCGGCGGACAGACCGACCGCACAGACAAGTACATCGCCCCGACCGTGCTCGCCGATGTCCGGCCCGACGAGCCCGTGATGCAGGAAGAGATCTTCGGCCCCATACTGCCGATCCTGACCGTGGCCGACCTGGACGAGGCGATCGCGTTCATCAACGAGCGCGACAAGCCGCTCGCCCTGTACGCCTTCACCGAGAACGACACCACCAAGTACCGTCTCACCGCCGAGACCTCCTCGGGCGGCCTCAACTTCGGCCTGCCCATGCACCACCTCGCCGTACCGACACTCCCCTTCGGCGGCGTCGGCGAAAGCGGCATGGGCAACTACCACGGCCGCTACTCCATCGAGACGTTCAGCCACCGCAAGGCCGTCCTCGACGTCCCGCTGAACTGA
- a CDS encoding PPOX class F420-dependent oxidoreductase, translating into MDDTLLERLGAGKYMLVTSYRKNGTPVATPVWVVRDGDTLGVRTPADSWKVKRIRARGDILVGPCDLRGHPTGDQVPATAEIVDEATGARYRSLIARKYGILGRLMILDSRLRGRDNTLGIRVRLAP; encoded by the coding sequence ATGGACGACACCCTGCTGGAACGGCTCGGCGCCGGCAAGTACATGCTGGTCACCAGCTACCGCAAGAACGGCACCCCGGTCGCCACCCCGGTATGGGTGGTGCGCGACGGTGACACGCTGGGCGTGCGGACCCCCGCCGACTCCTGGAAGGTCAAGCGGATCCGGGCCCGCGGCGACATCCTCGTCGGCCCCTGCGACCTGCGCGGCCACCCGACGGGCGACCAGGTCCCGGCCACCGCCGAGATCGTCGACGAGGCGACCGGCGCCCGCTACCGCTCCCTCATCGCCCGCAAGTACGGCATCCTCGGCCGCCTCATGATCCTCGACAGCCGACTCCGGGGAAGGGACAACACTCTGGGCATCCGCGTGCGGCTCGCCCCGTAG
- a CDS encoding TetR/AcrR family transcriptional regulator, which produces MVVTLLTGVFTPGYAESILRLQGWITGPTGARDPERDNGWMRSDAQANRDRALAAAEEVFGESGKAGSTEEVARRAGVGIGTVFRHFPTKQLLIEATIVRHLTLLTDTARARGEDSDAGAAFRTTFREMVSGAPAKLALIALLEESADPAGATDEVEAAASALQDAVEVLLSRGQKAGEVRADATVDEIYVLIRALANARGDRAVVDRAVDVVLDGLSSRRCV; this is translated from the coding sequence ATGGTGGTCACCCTTCTAACCGGAGTCTTCACTCCGGGTTATGCGGAGTCAATACTCCGGTTGCAAGGGTGGATCACAGGCCCCACCGGAGCGAGGGATCCGGAGAGGGACAATGGCTGGATGCGAAGCGACGCGCAGGCGAATCGGGACCGGGCGCTGGCCGCAGCCGAAGAGGTCTTCGGCGAGTCCGGCAAAGCCGGTTCGACCGAGGAGGTCGCTCGCAGGGCCGGCGTCGGGATCGGCACCGTGTTCCGGCACTTCCCAACCAAGCAACTGCTGATCGAGGCCACGATCGTGCGGCACCTCACCCTGCTCACCGACACAGCGCGGGCGCGAGGCGAGGACAGCGACGCAGGGGCTGCCTTCCGGACGACGTTCCGGGAGATGGTCTCAGGCGCACCGGCGAAGCTCGCACTCATCGCGCTGCTGGAGGAGTCCGCTGATCCGGCGGGCGCCACCGATGAGGTGGAAGCTGCAGCCTCTGCGTTGCAGGACGCCGTCGAGGTGCTGCTGTCCCGGGGCCAGAAAGCCGGCGAGGTGCGCGCGGACGCAACGGTGGACGAGATCTACGTACTGATCAGGGCGCTGGCCAACGCCCGGGGCGACCGGGCTGTCGTAGACAGGGCGGTCGACGTGGTGCTGGACGGACTGTCGTCGCGGCGTTGCGTGTAG
- a CDS encoding nucleotide pyrophosphatase/phosphodiesterase family protein has translation MRPVGRPRPQGVAVTPTPLLVLDVVGLTPRLLDHMPRLKALGRSGSRAPLGTVLPAVTCSAQSTFLTGVPPSEHGIVGNGWYYRELGEVLLWRQHNGLVAGDKLWDAARRAHPGYTVANICWWYAMGADTDITITPRPVYYADGRKEPDCYTRPPALHDELTEKLGTFPLFRFWGPRADIVSSRWIVAATRHILATRHPDLALCYIPHLDYDLQRYGPHDPRADQAAAELDAALGPLLDDAATEGRTVVVLSEYGITRADRPVDINRALRRAGLLEVHTQDGMEYLDTTASRAFAVADHQIAHVYVRRSEDLDATRDALGGLPGIAQLLDDEGKKSNGLDHPRSGEFVAVAEPDAWFTYYYWLDDARAPDFAQLVDIHRKPGYDPAELFMDPQNPYVKVKAATALARKKLGMRYRMAVVPLDPSPVRGSHGRLPDHPDDGPLILCSRPHAVTGPVRATDVKALLISLAGIG, from the coding sequence ATGCGCCCTGTTGGCCGACCTCGGCCTCAAGGAGTTGCTGTGACCCCCACCCCCTTGCTGGTACTCGACGTCGTCGGTCTCACGCCGCGTCTGCTCGATCACATGCCCCGTCTCAAGGCTCTGGGCCGGTCCGGCTCACGGGCGCCCCTGGGCACCGTCCTGCCCGCGGTCACCTGCTCCGCCCAGTCCACGTTCCTCACCGGAGTCCCGCCCTCCGAACACGGCATCGTGGGCAACGGCTGGTACTACCGCGAACTCGGCGAGGTACTTCTGTGGCGCCAGCACAACGGCCTCGTCGCCGGCGACAAACTGTGGGACGCCGCCCGGCGCGCCCATCCCGGCTACACCGTCGCCAATATCTGCTGGTGGTACGCCATGGGCGCCGACACCGACATCACCATCACCCCCCGTCCCGTGTACTACGCCGACGGCCGCAAAGAGCCCGACTGCTACACCCGTCCCCCGGCCCTGCACGACGAACTCACGGAGAAACTCGGTACGTTCCCCCTCTTCCGCTTCTGGGGTCCCAGAGCGGACATCGTCTCCAGCCGGTGGATCGTGGCAGCCACCCGCCATATCCTCGCCACTCGCCACCCCGACCTTGCCCTGTGCTACATCCCTCACCTCGACTACGACCTGCAGCGCTACGGCCCCCACGACCCACGCGCCGACCAGGCCGCCGCCGAGTTGGACGCCGCCCTTGGTCCGCTTCTCGACGACGCTGCTACCGAGGGCCGTACTGTCGTCGTGCTCTCCGAATACGGCATCACCCGCGCCGACCGGCCCGTCGACATCAACCGCGCCTTGCGCCGCGCGGGCCTCCTGGAGGTGCACACCCAGGACGGCATGGAGTATCTCGACACGACGGCGTCCCGTGCGTTCGCCGTCGCCGACCACCAGATCGCCCACGTGTACGTGCGCCGCTCCGAAGACCTCGACGCCACCCGGGACGCCCTCGGCGGACTGCCCGGGATCGCCCAACTCCTGGACGACGAGGGCAAGAAGAGCAACGGCCTGGACCACCCGCGCTCGGGGGAGTTCGTAGCCGTCGCCGAGCCGGACGCCTGGTTCACGTACTACTACTGGCTGGACGACGCCCGCGCGCCTGACTTCGCGCAACTCGTCGACATCCACCGCAAGCCCGGCTACGACCCCGCCGAACTATTCATGGACCCGCAGAACCCCTACGTGAAGGTCAAGGCGGCCACGGCGCTGGCCCGCAAGAAGCTCGGCATGCGCTACCGGATGGCGGTCGTGCCCCTCGACCCGTCACCAGTTCGCGGCAGCCATGGCCGCCTCCCCGACCACCCCGACGACGGCCCCCTCATCCTCTGCTCCCGTCCGCACGCCGTCACCGGACCGGTCCGGGCCACCGACGTGAAGGCCCTGCTGATCAGTCTCGCGGGTATCGGCTGA
- the eboE gene encoding metabolite traffic protein EboE yields the protein MRFLHPDGSIVHLAYCTNVHPAETLDGVLAQLRDFCEPVRMRLGRERLGIGLWLAKGAAHTLVTDTGALSLLRAELKRRSLEVVTLNGFPYEGFGAQKVKYRVYKPDWADPERLRYTTDLARLLTGLLPDDVGEGSISTLPLAWRTSYDHRSAEIAHRALTSLAEYLDTMERFTGRSIRIGLEPEPGCVVETTADAIGPLAHIGHDRIGVCVDTCHLATSFEDPATALDALDAADIPVVKAQVSTALHAQDPSLPEVRRALATFDEPRFLHQTRVNTETGLRGTDDVGEALGLGGLPVSASWRSHFHIPLHTAPAGPLTSTLTVLQDCLMRLVGGPTARTHHLEVETYTWQALPLSLRPRDRAGLIDGMAAELTYACALLADLGLKELL from the coding sequence ATGCGCTTCCTACACCCGGACGGCTCCATCGTCCACCTCGCGTACTGCACCAACGTCCACCCGGCGGAAACGCTCGACGGAGTGCTCGCCCAACTCCGTGACTTCTGTGAGCCCGTGCGCATGCGACTGGGCCGGGAACGGCTCGGCATCGGCCTGTGGCTCGCCAAGGGCGCCGCACACACCCTCGTCACTGATACCGGAGCCCTGAGTCTGCTCCGCGCCGAGCTGAAGCGGCGGAGCCTTGAGGTCGTCACCCTCAACGGCTTTCCGTACGAAGGGTTCGGCGCGCAGAAGGTCAAGTACCGTGTCTACAAACCCGACTGGGCTGATCCCGAACGCCTCCGCTATACCACCGACCTGGCCCGCTTGCTGACCGGGCTACTGCCGGACGACGTCGGTGAAGGCAGCATCTCCACCCTCCCCCTCGCCTGGCGGACTTCGTACGACCATCGGTCCGCCGAAATCGCCCATCGCGCTCTCACGTCGCTGGCCGAATACCTCGACACCATGGAGAGGTTCACCGGCCGCTCCATTCGCATAGGACTGGAGCCGGAGCCCGGCTGCGTCGTGGAGACCACGGCCGACGCGATCGGGCCGTTGGCCCACATCGGACACGACCGCATCGGTGTCTGTGTCGACACTTGTCACCTGGCCACCTCGTTCGAAGATCCGGCGACCGCCCTCGACGCGCTGGACGCCGCGGACATCCCCGTCGTGAAGGCTCAGGTCTCCACGGCCCTGCACGCGCAGGACCCGAGTCTGCCCGAGGTGCGCCGGGCACTGGCGACGTTCGACGAGCCCCGTTTTTTGCACCAGACGCGAGTGAACACCGAGACAGGGCTGCGCGGAACCGACGATGTGGGCGAGGCACTCGGTCTCGGTGGCCTCCCGGTCTCCGCGTCCTGGCGGTCCCACTTCCACATCCCTCTGCACACTGCGCCCGCGGGGCCGTTGACCTCCACCCTTACCGTGCTCCAGGACTGCCTGATGCGTCTTGTCGGAGGTCCGACGGCGCGTACGCACCATCTGGAGGTCGAGACGTACACATGGCAGGCACTGCCGCTCTCTCTGCGCCCCCGAGACCGCGCTGGCCTCATCGACGGCATGGCTGCCGAACTGACCTATGCATGCGCCCTGTTGGCCGACCTCGGCCTCAAGGAGTTGCTGTGA
- a CDS encoding TatD family hydrolase, which translates to MRIFDPHIHMTSRTTDDYEAMHVAGVRAVVEPAFWLGQPRTSAASFYDYFDALLGWEPFRAAQYGIVHHCTIALNPKEANDPRCTPVLDELPRYLVKDHVVAVGEIGYDSMTPAEDAALAVQLQLAADHGLPALIHTPHRDKLAGLRRTLDVVRESALPLDRVLIDHLNEITVKEAKNSGSWLGFSVYPDTKMDEERMVAILKEYGLERVLVNSAADWGRSDPLKTRRVGEAMLAAGFDEDDVDLVLWRNPIAFYGLSGRLDLDVQTTDPTHEGNSVLRGGA; encoded by the coding sequence ATGCGCATCTTCGACCCCCACATCCACATGACCTCCCGCACCACCGACGACTACGAGGCCATGCATGTCGCCGGAGTGCGAGCCGTGGTGGAGCCCGCCTTCTGGCTGGGGCAGCCTCGCACCTCAGCCGCCTCCTTCTATGACTACTTCGATGCCCTGCTGGGCTGGGAGCCGTTCCGCGCCGCCCAGTACGGAATCGTGCACCACTGCACGATCGCCCTCAACCCGAAGGAGGCCAACGACCCGCGCTGCACCCCGGTCCTGGACGAGCTGCCCCGCTATCTGGTCAAGGACCACGTGGTCGCGGTCGGCGAGATCGGCTACGACTCCATGACCCCGGCCGAGGACGCGGCCCTGGCCGTACAGCTCCAGCTGGCCGCCGACCACGGTCTGCCCGCCCTGATTCACACCCCGCACCGGGACAAGCTGGCCGGCCTGCGCCGCACCCTCGACGTCGTACGGGAGTCTGCCCTGCCCCTCGACCGGGTCCTGATCGACCACCTGAACGAGATAACGGTCAAGGAGGCTAAGAACTCGGGGAGTTGGCTGGGCTTCTCCGTCTATCCGGACACCAAGATGGACGAGGAGCGGATGGTGGCGATCCTGAAGGAGTACGGGCTGGAGAGAGTGCTGGTCAACTCGGCTGCCGACTGGGGCAGGAGCGACCCGCTGAAGACGCGCAGGGTCGGTGAGGCGATGCTCGCGGCGGGCTTCGACGAGGACGACGTGGATCTGGTGCTGTGGCGCAACCCGATCGCCTTCTACGGGCTCAGTGGCCGCCTCGATTTGGACGTCCAGACCACCGACCCCACTCACGAGGGAAACTCCGTTCTCCGAGGCGGGGCGTGA
- a CDS encoding EboA domain-containing protein yields the protein MTTPLTDDLATRWKSLDALTRAWLTNAVLESAAAREVPQRSMLVWELRFSEAGRHCRDTEHVARVLLLHAVRPDAADLARLYAHGTAAERGAVLRVLPHLPYLTRGDALPLVEDALRTNDTRLIAAAVGPYAARHLDAHAWRHAVLKCLFTGVPLDEMAELERRANGDDELARMLTDYAAERSAAGRPVPEDLHRALRLATQES from the coding sequence ATGACCACACCGCTGACCGACGACCTCGCCACCCGGTGGAAGAGCCTTGACGCCCTCACCCGAGCCTGGCTCACCAACGCCGTACTTGAGTCCGCCGCTGCCCGCGAGGTGCCCCAACGTTCCATGCTCGTCTGGGAGCTGAGGTTTTCGGAGGCAGGCCGCCACTGCCGGGACACCGAGCATGTCGCCCGCGTCCTCCTCCTACACGCGGTACGGCCGGACGCGGCCGACCTCGCCCGGCTCTACGCGCACGGCACGGCCGCCGAACGCGGCGCCGTCCTCCGTGTCCTGCCCCACCTTCCCTACCTCACCCGCGGCGACGCACTCCCCCTGGTCGAGGACGCCCTGCGCACCAACGACACTCGTCTCATTGCCGCCGCCGTCGGCCCGTACGCCGCCCGGCACCTGGACGCCCACGCCTGGCGGCACGCCGTCCTGAAGTGCCTGTTCACCGGTGTGCCCCTGGACGAGATGGCAGAGCTCGAGCGCCGCGCCAACGGGGACGACGAGCTGGCGCGGATGCTCACCGACTACGCGGCCGAGCGCAGCGCGGCGGGCCGCCCCGTGCCGGAAGACCTACACCGCGCCCTGCGCCTCGCCACCCAGGAGTCTTGA